AGGTTCTTCTCGTCGTCCACTTTCAGCCAATGGCATAGGTTGAACATAACACCGACGTTCGGGCGATTCGCCTTTTGCACAATGCGTAGGGCGTCTTCTACGCGCTCAAGCCAGTCACCGGAATGGGGATACAGTGCAACGCGCACACCCGATGCCGCAGCCAGATCAGCGATTTCCTGAACAAGTTCGACGGCGCGGGCATCGTGACTCGTGTCCGATGGTGATCCTCCGCTAATCAGAAGCGCCAACATCGTGTCGCTCCCTTTCAGCGAGGCAATGGCTTCCTTCAAGCGAGGATCGTACGGTTCCACGTTTGGGGCGACATTCACGCGCATATAGACCTGATATAACTTCAGACCGTGCGCATCGAGTGTCGCAATGCGCTCACTCAAGTCATCCAGCCAGAGATGGCCCGCTCCGTCGAACCCCAATTCGCTGAGGAGCGACGCCTGCTGATCGAGCGTACGCTTCTGACTGTCGTGTGTGTCCATGCAGAGAGCGAAAAACGCGTGAACGGGCTTCGCGGCATGGGCTGAAAACGTCGCCAACCACAGCGCCAAGAGAACTGAAAGGGCGCGAAGTGCAGCCTTTGCGCTCAACTCCGCCACGGACGCTCCCTCTCCAGATTCGCCAGGATGTCATTTGCGATCTTGACGTCATCCGCGATTTCGAAATCGAACATCCCCGCAAGAACATGATCCGCGCCGTTCTTGAACGCGTACTGGAAAGCGCTCTCGGGAGGAATCGCGCCCGCGGCCATCACCTTGAATGCAATCCACGGCTTTTCCACGCTCGCCATGACCTCGGAAGTCTCTTGAGGGTTCTTGCACCAATAGCCCGGAATCTCATTGCAGGCTTCGGTCAATTCATGTGGCTTGGGGCCCGTCGGATACTTGTGATGATGAAACGTCTTGATATAGAAATCGGTATTGATCTTGTTCTTCTCGCATTCCACAACGACGTTGGTGTCATGAGAACCGACGCCAGACGGGATGCCGTGCTCCTTCACCATGTCGACCAGACGCGCCAATGCGTCCATCCTGCCCTCCGCGACTAGCTTGTCCGCGTGAACACCCCACAAATAGATGGCATCAACCTTATCGTCAACCAGCGATTTCACTTGATTTGCATACTCGCTCAAATCGTTCCCTACCGGTGCCGTCGGGCAGATGATGTATTGCATCTTACCGCCCATCTCCACGCGATATTTCTTAAGCACCGCCAGTATCTCGGGCACAGTATGAATGACAAGCGT
The nucleotide sequence above comes from Candidatus Hydrogenedentota bacterium. Encoded proteins:
- a CDS encoding sugar phosphate isomerase/epimerase, with translation MAELSAKAALRALSVLLALWLATFSAHAAKPVHAFFALCMDTHDSQKRTLDQQASLLSELGFDGAGHLWLDDLSERIATLDAHGLKLYQVYMRVNVAPNVEPYDPRLKEAIASLKGSDTMLALLISGGSPSDTSHDARAVELVQEIADLAAASGVRVALYPHSGDWLERVEDALRIVQKANRPNVGVMFNLCHWLKVDDEKNL